GGATCCATCCTTAGTGCATCGTGCGCAGACCGGCAATGCTCTTCTATAGCACACAGAACCAACTTGGCATTATGTCATAAAGGTTCTGAAGGCGAAGGGgcttgtgaaacaaaatattGACATGCATAATGTGGTTTCCGCATCATAGTTCAGGGAGGAGATTCATAGAGTGGTTCCTAGACCGTTGCAAGAAGAGTTTCCAGGGCTGACAAAGGCTTATGCTGCTGCCTGTGCAGGGCAAGTTCCATAAATCAAACCCTGACTGATGTTGAAGGTCTATTCTACTACCTCGGTAACAAACTGAGTTGATACATTGACATGTTAAACCATGCTCACTTCAGTTTGGGTTTCTGGTGTCTTGATTACAAATCATGTGTTCAAGCCTGCACCTAATGTCTCTGAAGTATGAAATATTTGGATTGCCTGATTCTGCTTTCCAATGCTTTTGCCTTCCTGCTTTACAAACCCTACTGAATTAGCTGGCTTCTTGTTTGGATATAGTACTTTCACAATAGCTGCTTAATCGAAGTCTTCATGGTACTAAGTATGAATTCAGAGTTCCTGTTAACATATTATCAATCTTACTTTGTGAATAGCATGCAGGAGTGTTGGCAACATATTATCAATATTACTTAGTATGAATTCAGAATTCCTGTTAACATATTACCAATCTTGACATATTATATATGTATGGTTAATCTTTTCTAAGTTACagttttattattttgttggtGAATTCTGGGATTTGTTGAATATTGGTTTCCGATGGAATGCAAGTGCGGTGAGCTCACATAGAAATGGGGAAGGACTGAGCTTCGCTAAGTTGTCTTGGACCGAGGGTTTATTGGTACAGCTGACTGTTTGCCCTTTACCAGCTGGACATCAGCCTTAGGTCTCGTTTGTTTTTTTAAgttcacatcgaatatttagaTGCCAATTCAAATATTTAGATGCCAATTTTaattaaaactaattgcataagttgcaaTCAGGGCTCTAGACGAATCtgttaagtataattaatgcataattagtggatgattattgtagcaattagtggtcaaactaTGGACTATGAAAATATTTTGTAATAAGTTTATGTTTAGTACTCTTAATTGGTGTGTAAACATGCGATGTGACGGGACTTATGACTTAAACTGAAAATACCAAACTGGGCCTGAAAAACAAACAGAAGGGTTGATTGAATTAATGCTGATTGGTAAGACTGTCCAGGTTAGGTTGGAATGCGGGCATACTGTCTGACTTATCAACACTTGGTCCGTTAGAAAACCTACAACATGAGTTCTGCTCGGTCCTAAGACAGCAGATCAACAAAATGAAATGACTAAATCCTTGAGCTCAATTCAGCTTTGTGCGCGCTGTGTCATGGACTTGTTTtccttttcaaaagaaaaaaaaggtataAATTTGTGTTTGCTGACCGAGGCGTCGAAACGGTGACCGCTAGTCCGCAATACTCCTCCCATGACGGCGATCCGACATGGGAGGGAGCTTTGTCTTCTAGGCGACGATGTCGAGGTGAGATCGACGTCGCTGCAGAGGAATAAGTGCCTCCATCCTTCTCGTCATGATGGCGTTGGCTCCGGCGCCATCTTGAGGTACGGGTGGCTCGACCTCTCTAGTTCTGTCTTCTACGACTACTATAGGAGGGTCTGCTCTGGAGCCCATAGATATGTGCCGCTCCTGCTTCTTGTGGCGGCGGCCGAGCCCTTTGTTGTTGGAAGAGAAGGCCTGGTGCTGGGTTTGTTGGCGTGGTGGTGTGTGTCCATGGTTCTTCACGGCGTGTTTTGGCGGCTTGCCATGGCCCTGGACCAGGTGCGCGTGGGGTGCTTCCCCGGCCGCTGCGCTACATCGGGTTTTTGCTCGTCCTTTGGGGCGGCTTCTTTTGTGGCTCCTACTAAAGCTTCGGCGATTTGGCGCGCCCTCCTGGTTTCTGGTGGTTGTCGCCGTCTCCAGCGGCGGAACCAGAAAATTTTTGAAGGGGGGGCCAAGAGGCTAAGCCAACatatggccatggcggcggccggtggcgttACTGCGACGTATGTATGTCTTCAGTTCGGCTGAGGCGTCCGTTAGTTTGTTATACCATTGCAAAAACGATTCAGAGTCTATGTGCCATGTCTGCGGCTAGGGGCGAAGCTACCTCTAAAATTATCATGGTGCAACCGTTAAAgaccataaaaaaaattaacaatACATGGTAAATGCAAGTCTAGCTAGTGCTAAATTTTTCATTACCCTGGTGCATCGGTACCAGGCAAACTGTACGTAGCGTTAACCCTGGCTGCGCCGCTGCGGCTCCTCCTAAAATAGCTCTGGTACAGTTTTTTGATGAAGTAGAAACTGAAGTTGTGTTAAAAAATTGTTTCCTAAAACGGCTTCAGTCGCCTAGGATCATGGTAGCCGCGAGAAGCCACAATTTTTTGCTCGCAGGCAAAGCCGTTTTATGGCTTTATTCACGGCTCCCATGATAAAATCATTTTGAAAATGATATTTTGATAGAGCTTTCATCAAAAGTCGGTGAGGAAGCTATGCAAAACATACTACTTTTTGCTTGTAGTTATTGCCTCTTAGACTATGTACTTGATTTTAATTGAAAATACAACGTGAGCTACTAGATATTGAATTTGTTGTAGAATCACTTATCTAATTATTTGTTATATACtgcaaaaaagagagaggttcaaaaaaaaatttcagcCTTAGGGGGGCCGTGGCCCCTGCTAGCCCCCCCTGGTTCCGCCGTTGGCCGTCTCTGGTTCCTAGTGCTAGCTGCAGCTGCGAGGATGCATGGCGGAAGCTGTTGGTGGCAGGCACAGAGCTCCTCTCAGTCTTGTTTGTATTTCTCTTATGTGATAGGGGTTTTTGTGCAAAGTTGGTGGATACCTGTCCTTCCTGTCCTTCAGTATCTGGAACCGTGCTGTTTGTTTTCCAACTAATCTAATACAGGTATGCTTAATAAAAAACCATTTCCCCCTGCGGCCGCTATGGCGCTATCTATGGTGTCGGCACGGGCGCACGACCGTCCATCCGTTTCTTATCCACCTCATCCCACCCCCGGCCACACTTCTccggccacgccacgccacgccacgccctcGAGCCCCACCGCCGTGGGATCCGGCGGCCGCCGCATCCCGCCCGTCCGCTCCCCACCCCCAAACCCCTCTTCCCCCATCTCGCCCTCCCCAAACCAAAGCCAGGCCAGGCCAGCCAGCGAGAGCCAAGCCGCACTGCCTCCCCGAGTCCTCCACTGCCACCGCCCGCTCCGCGACGCGATGGCCGCGCTCCGCCTCGCCTCCTTCACCCTCCGCCCGGCCTCCGCGGCGGTATCCCCCTCctccggcgcggcgccgcggtCCGCCTCCTTCGCCAGTGCGGCGCGGGGGCTCCCCTCGCTCCGCctggccccgccccgccgccgcggggacctCGCCAggccccgcgccgcggccgacgccgcggcggagggctaCGCGACCGCGCTGTCCGAGGTGGCCGCCGAGAACGGCACCCTCGAGAAGACCGTGTCCGACATGGAGAAGCTGGAGAAGATCTTCGCCGACGAGGCCGTCGCCGAGTTCTTCGACAACCCCACCGTGCCGCGCGAGGTGAAGGCCCAGCTCATCGACGAGATCGCCAAGTCGTCCGAGCTGCAGCCGCACGTCGTCAACTTCCTCAACGTCGTCGTTGACAACTTCCGCGCGGGCATCGTGCCGCAGATCGTCGCCGAGTTCGAGAACGTCTACAACGCGCTCAGCGGCACTGAGCTCGCCACCGTCACCTCCGTCGTGCAGCTCGAATCGCAGGACCTCGCGCAGATCGCGCAGCAC
This window of the Panicum virgatum strain AP13 chromosome 1K, P.virgatum_v5, whole genome shotgun sequence genome carries:
- the LOC120641902 gene encoding ATP synthase delta chain, chloroplastic-like, yielding MALSMVSARAHDRPSVSYPPHPTPGHTSPATPRHATPSSPTAVGSGGRRIPPVRSPPPNPSSPISPSPNQSQARPASESQAALPPRVLHCHRPLRDAMAALRLASFTLRPASAAVSPSSGAAPRSASFASAARGLPSLRLAPPRRRGDLARPRAAADAAAEGYATALSEVAAENGTLEKTVSDMEKLEKIFADEAVAEFFDNPTVPREVKAQLIDEIAKSSELQPHVVNFLNVVVDNFRAGIVPQIVAEFENVYNALSGTELATVTSVVQLESQDLAQIAQHVQKMTGAKNVRLKTQLDPELIAGFTVQYGRDGSNLIDMSVRKQIEEIASEFELPSVALEV